The sequence CAATGTACAATTGTTGAGGTGTACTTTCAGTTGCATTGTGTAGGCTGTATTTATCCCAGTAAGAGCATGTAAAGAAATTCGCACATCGTCCGTTGTTGATGTTCTTGTCATAGTGAGTATGTCTGTAATTGGATGTGAAGGAGTGGAGCGACGTTCGAAGGCTCGGGCTAGAGCAATGGTGTCTTCCAAATAATGGGGATCTTGAAGTTCCACCTCCAATCTAATAATGTCTGATAGTACCGTAGTATATAATTTGGCTTGGTGAGAATCCAAATCATCCACCTAGTTGAGAAGCTGAAAGAAAACATCCGTAAAGGTAGCCACCGTTCCTAATTGTCGGAGGCAAATAAGAGCCCCCAACAGATTATCGCGGGGAGGGGGCTGAAAACGATGATTAATGGCAGCCACAAAACTGTCCCAATTCGGTATGCCCTCATCGCGTTCCAAGCGCATATGCCATTGGAGTGCACTATCGGTGAGATGAAAAGATGATAGAACCACTTTATCCGAGTCCGGGGTATATTGTCCCTGGAAGAATTTTTCACAGCGATGCAACCACGGAAGAGGGTCCGTGGAGCCATCAAACTCGGGAAACAACATCTTATAAGAGGAGGAAGACCCTGTAGAAGGTTGTGAAAACACCTCAATGCGACCCCGAGATTGAGGGTGGTCATGGATCTCAAAGCATCCTGGATTGGAGTCGGCAATGAGGAAGGCTTCCAATGCAGCCGCAAACGCTGGTGATCATCGTGGAAGGGGACAGAAAATCTTAGGTGTCTCCTTTGAAGTCTGTGGAGTGGCGAAGTCGGCGAACAACGCATTGACACATTGGCGAAACTTGCGGCAAAATTCctcaggttgtttgcaaagatCCGCCCGTGAAGGCGCAGGATTGGATCCTCCATTGATCTCCATGAGTGGACTAGACACCAGAGGTGtctttgataccaaatgtagttGACGCTTGTTGGAAGGGGGAGGGCAGCGTAGATCGTTGTCGAAGGAGGTCGTAGGGCGAGGTTGGAGGGCCTTCTTGCGCCCTGTGTTGGCCGGCGGTAAGGAGGGGGAGGTAGTGGTGTACGGATATGGTGGTGGTGTGGTACTGTCCgcgtcggtgaacagtacccgctAGCGGagtgggagaggagggaggcggtGGTAGCAATAGGGAGAAAGCAGTTTAAGGGGAAACACTAAACCTTTTTTGATTTTATCGATAAATGTCTCCCTCTGTATATATAGAAGAAGACTTGACCTCTAAGAAACTAAAGATTGGATCTTATAGATATGATCACAATCTTGAttacattttttaaaataaaacctGCTAATTATATCtaatgacatgtgggccaaccgGGTCCACCCTAATATGTGGCAGTTTCAGCCTGCCACCTTGCCCTTCTTGTGGCTATATTGCTGGCCGACCATGGCACTACCATTGATATAAGGTGGGGCATAGTGCTTTTattattcaaaacttgtatgcaAGAGCACTATTTGTAACTTATAAGCTGTTTCGTTGCATACTTACTGATGTTTTTTTGGTAATAAATTCGCATCTAATTACCAGTTACCTCTCATTTATTTGCGGCTTATAGTGGCGGCTGGACCATTACTGGTACTGCATTTGACTTGCGTGATCCTAGGATCCTTGCGGTGGCACAAAACCACATTATGGAAGCTGAATATGATGACTATTCTGCCACAAATGCGAGCACTGCTGCCTTCTGTCGCTCTGCTGCTCTTGTTGTGAGTCCCCACAGAACAGATGTATTTAGATTGATGGCACGCGCAACAACAGGGCTTGCTTATTTGTTTCTAACATCTGTATTCCTTTTTGTGTTCAGTTAATGGCTCTCTTATTATTGAGACATGCACTGACTCTAACTGATGAAGACGACGACGATACTTCTGCAATGTTTTCCGTAAGTGAATGAACGCCCTTGAAAATATGCTTTAGCATCTTCCGGTTAGGTGTTGCCATTAGCACTTGGTATTGATGGTTCATATTTGACAGCTTTTTCTATTGCGCGCTGCTGGTTTTCTGCTACCTTTCTACATTATGGCTTGGGCAATTAGTATCTTGCAGCGACGCAGACAGAGACAGGTCAGTATGTCATTTTGCAATACGAATATCGGTGTATTTCTTTTCTTATATTCTAAGATATGGAGACATCTTATAACTTGTCCACTGCTATGATCcaaagatagcaaaatggactTGACCTATGTAGCAGCTTAAgaattatttaaatttgattGCCATGTTCCCTTGGCAAGCAAGATCAGGAACTTCGTTATGCCATTAATCTATTGTCTTGATTCTCAGTAATGGATCTCCTAAACATAGTTGAAACTTATGATTTGGTGCGTGCATGACCCTTGTACCTTGAATGTTGGAAATTGCTCTGAAGGAAATTCAGTTAGAGGGAAAATTTTGCACTGCGTTTGTTAGTTATGCTTTGGTGTAAATCCTTGACCTGTGTTTTGTGTATATTATGTTCAGGAGGCCGCTGCTTTAGCTGCGACGGAGGTGGCATTCATCCTGCAGTCGGAGCAAGAAAGGGGAGTGCATTTCACCATCGCACCGGACTCTCCTGCCACACCTCAGCACGAACCACAGCCTTGAGGGGTAGGGTATGGAGATCTATTGAGGGGGAGTGGCTAGCTGCAGCCGCGGCGACCTCAGATTGCTTGTTTGCACGGGTTTCTTAAGGATTTATGGTTGCTGTCTAGTGCAGAACCAGATAAATTTGTGCCCAAGTGTATTGTCATATCACTGTACTGAGTGTAAAGATGCATGGGAATTGGGATCCCCCAGTTTGTGCTTTGGATTTCGCTAGTGTGTTTTGCGTGTCGGTCAGGGAGTAACAGGTGTATATAACAGAGATATCTGGGTCCAGTGCTCCGCCCCAAAGGTGAAAAAAAAGGGTGCTTCCTCAGGCGGCTGTTTGGGCGGTATCTGCATGTGCTCGCTTACAAGTCAACCAGAACATGTACACATGAATACAAACCCTCTCTTCAGACGAGCGGGATTGCTTTTGGAATTGATTTGGATCCAAATGCTACCTGGCCGTACACGCTTAATAGTTGGGAAACATGGTACATCTATAACAGGGAAAACTAGCAGAGTAATCATTGCGAAGATGTGCGAGGATGACCAGATGTAACTCTTTTCTTGATCTTGCATTATCGTTGGTTGTAGTGCTCACGATGATGCTTCTACGCTCTTCCAATAGATTTTTGCACGAGTGATGCCATGGTCAGTAATGGACTAGCAGGTGTAGGAAACATGCCTTTAGGTCGATTGTCTAAATTACATAAgagtatatatgtgattttggtgattaatgataacatagtcaataagactaacatgtttgtcaagtatatactttagtaggtctcatggatgcaacaaaagagaagtcaccgaagtcagaacaaagaaaggaatgaattgaatttgttccatgaattttgatgtgatcaaatgggttggatttttgtataattttgtagagttcttcacaagctttcaatagagcccaagatcatcaaaatcggagttcagagcgaaaagttatgcccaaaatacaaaacGTAGTTGTGCggaaatttgcctcaccggattatccggtgctcacaatgaattttgatgcgatcaaatgggatggatttttgtataatcttgtagatctattcacaagctttcaatagagcccaagatcatcaaaatcggagttcggagcgaaaagttatgcccaaaatacagttgtgctgaaatttgcctcacaggataatccggtgctcaaaatcaacataactccggtgcttcagaggaatatccggtgctcaaatcaacataactccggtgctcaaatcaacataagtccggtgcctcacaggataatccggtgctcacaaaatgaactcaccggactaatttttgcagagagctccaaaatgaacttatgggcataggataatccggtgcttttgtccggtgttaactaactcatcacaggataatccggtgctcacagttgagtttgagtgggttccaacggctagtttctctgatgtactcacaggataatccggtgcttgtactactatcatcacaggattatccggtgctcacaattttctgagctgttggggcaacggctagttggcgggtttgaggctataaatactcctccactcagtcatttgaaggggctggagtccagagaagttcatgtacacttgacaagacatccaagccaccaaagtgcttaagtgatcaaatccaaggcgattaagcacaccattagagagtgattagtgcttgtaggcctagagagagtgtagctagttgatagctgcatagagagtggatcaaggagtgatcctaacttgtaccaagtggtacgccggcaccttggagtcttggtgactcgccggtaagcttgttgaccctccgacttggtgtggagaggcggcaaggtatttgtgcggggacgcggagatccttgcctttgtggctcaagctccgaagtgatcacggcggtgaggaaccggaagagaggctagtggtgagactttgccttggtggtttggtggctcatccgggtagatgccttgtctttgtgacttggtggctcaaaggccgtgatcgggtgccgaccgggagcatatcttttgtggagctccaacgtggactaggggtggcattcataccatcgaaaccacgggataaaaatccttatgccgagtttgttctctctaccctctttacactttcgcatttacattcttgcaatttaccttactagataggttgcaagtttccttaatcggtagagtagacacgctagataaacttagagcacatttagatagaaattgatataggtttatcttgtgttattttttgagccggtttagttctaagtgtcctaattcacccccctcttaggacgtcaccgatccttacagtAGGGCTGTACGTCAAGCCCTcgtaaggccatctccaatgcATGTGCTTGTATAAAAAAAACCGGTCCTTTCTTGCCACTTAGGATAATACGGTGCTTACTCTTCAGCTTTTCCTTTGTTTCTGTTACGAATCAAAGTGATCAATGCTTAGCAGTTATTCTTGCCCGTTAAGCAATAGGTA is a genomic window of Phragmites australis chromosome 17, lpPhrAust1.1, whole genome shotgun sequence containing:
- the LOC133896772 gene encoding uncharacterized protein LOC133896772 isoform X1, which codes for MKDHLMLNVDDLSIPESTEVTGAMKNTPSGETIAQPPSTAHTALAVGESMVSEEEPLLQMVECRICQEEDNTKNLESPCACTGSLKYAHRACVQRWCNEKGDVTCEICHEPYEHGYTAPPRPHPDETTIDISGGWTITGTAFDLRDPRILAVAQNHIMEAEYDDYSATNASTAAFCRSAALVLMALLLLRHALTLTDEDDDDTSAMFSLFLLRAAGFLLPFYIMAWAISILQRRRQRQEAAALAATEVAFILQSEQERGVHFTIAPDSPATPQHEPQP
- the LOC133896772 gene encoding uncharacterized protein LOC133896772 isoform X2, which encodes MKDHLMLNVDDLSIPESTEVTGAMKNTPSGETIAQPPSTAHTALAVGESMVSEEEPLLQMVECRICQEEDNTKNLESPCACTGSLKYAHRACVQRWCNEKGDVTCEICHEPYEHGYTAPPRPHPDETTIDIRILAVAQNHIMEAEYDDYSATNASTAAFCRSAALVLMALLLLRHALTLTDEDDDDTSAMFSLFLLRAAGFLLPFYIMAWAISILQRRRQRQEAAALAATEVAFILQSEQERGVHFTIAPDSPATPQHEPQP